In the genome of Synchiropus splendidus isolate RoL2022-P1 chromosome 2, RoL_Sspl_1.0, whole genome shotgun sequence, the window CATTTAAAAGAACCTGTGCGTTAGAAGTTGGCTTTAACAGCTTGAATTAATAATAAGTCGTGAAATTGTGTTTACTAATAACACATCTGTTGTATTCATGCATATAGAGTTACATGAATTAAAAATTGAGAAGTTTGTGAGCTCCGCGACAGAGTCAGTTAAAAGCTATCCCAGCTCCCATTTAAGCACCTGGCTTCCTGACTTTAACATATTCAGGTGTTTACTTCTTTTATAAATAGTGCATGGTAGTAAACAACAGCCCCCGGCTTACCTGTAGAGACTCAGTCTGCTGCCCTGAAGGTGTGTGTGGCGGCTGGCGTCGCTCAGCGCTTGGTATTTTGGTGGCGATGGTTTTGTGATCCGGAGCACCCACAGTTGCTTGTGAGGTTCCCAAAAATCACAGGTGCACTCTGTGAGACACGAGAGACAGAAGCTGCATGCGGCTTCATCCTCCAGCTCCTTGCTCTGACGTTGAAAGGAGGGGTggggttgccatgacaacacccCTGATGATGGCTGGGAGGATGGAAGGAGTGGGAGGGAAACTTATATAACTATAATCCTTTTTTTTGGGAGGGGAATGATGGAAGGAGGTGGGGGTACGGGGCACCTCAGATGTCTGTGGGTGCTGGCTGCTTCGCTGCGTAAAATCAATTCCACTGCGTTTCACTCAGAGGCCACCAAACCGTTGTTGTgacggagagagagcgagcCGTTTGTCTGGGCGCAGCAACTTTTGCTGTGACTGACGGAGGTAGCAGTTTTTTTATGAAGtccctctgctgagggagagcgagaaaaaaaatctttttttttccttctgtctcCCAGACAATAGCTGAATACAAAGGAGATGATGGCCTACATAATGAAGAGTTGTCAGCGGATGTCATCACTTCAATGTCTGCCAATTTTAGCAGCCGATCTGCAGCCACAAATACACACAGTAGTGAGATAATAACGGCACAGTTTATCAATAAACAGTGCTCGTAGGTGAGCGGCAGAAGGAAAAAGGAACGGCTTTTAACTTGTCATGTCGAGGGAGGAACTTTGAGTCGTGGAAGATGGTGGTGTAAAAGAAGGGTTTGACTTTCATTTCTTATTCAGCAGGCCGTCAGGCATCAAATCTCAAGAACTCCTCAGGGGGTACCAGGATGGACACCGTCGCAGTGGGCATTGAGTCAGCCCCATGATTACACACCAGGGCCAAGGCCGTGATGTCCTTGATGCGGCGCCATTTGGGGTTGGCCGAGCAGAGTTTGCCGGTCCAAACTTTTCTGAAAGCTTGCCGGATTTGACCAGGTGAAAACGTCCACTTCCACTTGACATTTTCTTCCCAAATGACAATTTCATCACCATGTCTTCGaattacaaaatgaaaacatggcttACCAAAAAATTCTCTTTTGTATCAGAATGTCACGTAACATGATGAAAAAGCTGTCAGAGAAAATAACCTTCTTGGAGGTGGAAGCTGTCTAACTACAGCGATATTGCTTCGGAACCCCAggtgaacaacaacaatgcattctcatgttttcattttgatttttgcTGGTTCTGCACAGAGCTGGGCGTGCGAGCGGCAGCAGGAAGAAGCCATACAAGTGACGATCCCTACAAAACTCTGAGAATAGAAGAATGAGGACTAACATAACAACTGAGGGAGGAAGGGGATGTGACAGTGCTCCTCACATCAGTCAGTCGGGAGGGTGAGGTCTCATGGTTTGACGTTACATTAACTTAAAAGAAATGAAGTAACAAGTGTCTTGCCAAGACAACACAAGTCAGTTTGTTTTACAGGTCAGTCAAGGCTGCCCTAAATGCTTCTCTATTTTACAGGTTTAATCTGTTGAAACTAGGATGAGGTGGGTCCTTGAGACTCTAAGGAGGGGAACCGACTTAACAGAGGATCGTGAGTCATCGTATTTATGCCCcaaaaaaccccccaaaaaacatacaaaaatcaACAGTACACTCGGTAGCCGTGTCTGACAGATCCAGAAGCAAGTCTGTTTGAAGAAACCATCGAGTGCGCAGCAGGGAGTCAGCGATTATGCTCTGAGAAAATATTAGTCAGAAATAAAGGAAGGCATGCAAAAACAAATAGAGAAAATGGAGGCAAAGATTTCTACACTGACAGGTAAGTTCAAAGACAAATTGTCAAgcggaagaaaaagaaacaatggaaggaaaatgacaaaataaagatGGAAATTTACAAACTGGAATCaaagaacaacacaacaaaaacaagcaatgGTTGAGAGTTACACGATCAGATACTCTAAATTTGTCAAACAAAGGACAAAGAAGTGAACGTCAAAAAGAAGAAAGATTCATTTATATTCTTAAAGTGATCTGCAATTGTGTAATCAATCAATCTATCGATCTTACTGTATCCAACAGTCTACACTTGAGTTTATTTACCACACTCTGGAAATGAAAATGGACGCCATTCATAAACACCTAAAGCTGACAGTCGCTCTGGGgaaagaaaatacatgaaaaaagggGCAGAATTGTGCTCCTCTCGGCTGCTCCTCGGTCCCTCAGATCACATCCAGATGAATGGGTTGTTGTATGTTTAAACTTCTATTCTTCTGCTCTGAAAatacaaactttttttgttgtgaagctACTCAATTTTTCACGATATAGGGCCCTTTTAAGTTATTTTGGTGAACATATCCTAATCATGGATATATTATACTttgacaaagaaagaaaaatactgaCACTTCTATCCAAATGCAAATACAAAATAGGATTTAGGGCTACAACTGGCCTGAGACTGGCCAGACTGTAGAGAATGTATTACAGCATCTGAGAAAACTACTGCAAGATGCCTTGTCGTGTCGATGCCAATGTCTTCTGTTGAACGAAGGGTTTAAGCCAATGAGGCTACGAGGTTGCAGTCgcttgtcacttgaggaagctGGGCTTGGCTCAGCCTCATCATTTTTcaatgcaaaaaacatgtttcagtgtGCCCGCGTCTAATGGAAGTCTCTGGAGGGGCTGAAAACATCTGTGAAAAGTGTGTGATCTGGCTCCTTTTATTTTCACCAGAGCACAGCGCGAATCAAGTCGAAATTATTTCATTCAATGTGAGtgagtcaaacaaaaaaaaggcacacTGGGACGTCTGAAAGTGCCTCCTCGAGATCAGGAAATCAATTTGGTGAAAAAGGCTGAGGGATATTTTTGCGGCGTGCTCTTGGTCGCTGTGCTAAATGAGGCTTCTAAAGTGCACCTTGAAAGTGCGCCACAGCTTTTAAAGGACGCTAATGCAGAGAGGCCTCTTCATTGTGTGTTGAAATGGAAAACTATCATCAGGTCCAGACACTGAGTTTTTGAGCCCCAGCACATTTTTTAATGAGAAGCCGCCACTGGTATAAGctaattaatattttaaaacagtCTATAAACCACCAGCCAAATCATTACTGTGCTGACTCGGAGCAATATTGTGTATGTACGTTTCTGAAAAGCAGATGATGATGTCAGCTGAATTATTTCTCAAACCTTCCCCCTCCGCAGACGGAATGTAATGATTTGTTCCACTTCCATTATTATGCTCACGCAGCTACTTTTGTTGGCGCTTAACTTCCAGATGTTGAGAAGACAGTCGTGTGCTGAAAACGGTGAGGAGTCAAAAATCGCCTCCCACCGTCACCCATTGCTCCGATGAGCCCTGACATCCCTCCTGTGTTTGGGTGCAGATTTGCAAACATCCACAGGTGAGGTGTTCTAAAACACAGCATTCGTCTGCTCCGACCTTCCATCGCCCAGCTGACTCCAGAGAACGGCGTAAGTGGAGGCTTCAGGGGAGAGAACACACAGCTATCTGCCCATCAGGTTCCTCTGGAGACAGGTGAAATTAGAATATATCTTTTCACCACTTGGTGTTTCCAACGCAGCTGACATGCAGAGCATTAAACTGTCATGGAGGTTGAAACCTTTAACACTGAGAATAGCTCCCAGAAATAACACTGAAGGGATCTGCGGACCCATATTTAAGCATATGCAACCAGATATCAATTGACAGTCCGAATCCTCTCTGCAGTTTCTCCAGTAACTTGGAAATGTCTCTCCATCCGTGAGTGTGCTCTTCTCTTAAACAGAGCCAAATAATCCCTTGACAGTTAAGAACTGTTttgacaccagcagcagaagtgagCTGAGCGCCTTGGAGCAAATATACAAGGCTAATTCAGGCAGTGAGGCTTTACATTTCCACTTTCACTGCTCTCATCTGACAGGGCTTCTTCTCACACGCGTCAGCAAGTTAAGACTGAGGTGCACCGCAAACACAGTGTTCACAAAACTCCATGAATTTAAGCTGTTACTGTACAAAATTGTCTTGAAGAgaagggaaataaataaataataaatagttaCTAATAAAtagtgaggtgtgctgcaggtgtaacagaggacttcaaggtggaggtgggactgcagggagcaagtggaaggtAAGATAGGGAGGTGTAGGTTTGTCTTAAaaaagagaggaatgaaggttagccacagtaagatggaatacatgtttgtgaatgagagggtcccaagtggacaggtgatgttacaggatgcagagataaaaaaaaaggtagaggattttaagtacttaggctcaacaggatggaatcattggaaaaaaggtgtgatgtgtgacaaaagggtgtcggcaaggatgaatgggaaggtgtacaaaagggtggtgaggccagtaatgttgtatggtttggaaacagtggcactgaggagaagacaggaggcagagctggagttagcagagatgaagatgctgagcttctctctgaagtgagcaggatggagatgttttggacatgtacagaggagagagagagcctgtacattggtaggaagatgttgaggttggaactgccaggcagaaggtggagaggaagatgaaagaggagatttatggaggtggtgaaggaggagatgaggtttgtaggtttgagagaagaggaggcagaggacagggtgagatggaggaggatgatccgctgtggtcaCTCCTGAGGGAAattgtcttgaagagatggaaaataaataaataataaacagttCATAATAAATAGTGAAACAGCCCTGGTTTTGAGCTGCAACAAAGATTCAAACATGCACTCGTCTTATCCTGCAACGTTGCTGTTGAACTTGAGGTGACATGATGCCGACAGTCAAGGCAGTTTTTCCCACCCAAAAAGGTTTAGAGAACTCCAGATTTCTGCTCCCTCCTGGAAAGGCACACAGTCCGCGGTAACACCCCGTGGCGCACACATGGGTGGTGGGGGCCGATCCTCACAAAAAGTCAGCGTGACAAAGCTGCGAAGCTGATTGCTAATTTGCGTTGGCTAACTAGATAAACGCCACCGGTGTCGCCAGCCTGAGCCGTCTGTgattaaaagggaaaaaaagtctAAGCATGAATGCGCATAAATCAACTTGGCAAAAGTTGAGAAGGTTATTTCTAAACTTTGGAGCATGAGTTTGACATCCACCCTCTATACCATGAGTAGTTATTTAGTTGAGTTGTTACTGTGTTCACTGCCAACATCATCCCATTCAGCATCCTTAAACCTTCATTTATTCCGGTTGACTATGGAGATGTGCATCACTTTTCACATCCACACAAGTTTTTCCTTGTTGACTTACAATGAGAAACATACTGTGGCTTcgatgtcattctgtcttcagccCAGACATGCTGCTTCAGTTAAGGACAAAACCTTGACATTTTTGGGGTTTGGACTTCCTCCATCAAATGAAATGATGGCATACACATGTAGTGAAACACTGGTATGAAACAGATAGCATTCGCGACAATCATCTTTTCCCATAGTTTAGACAACAGTAAGATCAGATGAGGATGTTTCTTTCTCGGCCACGTATCAGATCGAGTCAGTCATGAGGATGATATTGATCTTTGGGGTGAGTGAGTGTCGTGAGGGGTCATCCAGACAAAAGACAAGAATTACATTTAACTTGAATTTTCGTACTatgatattatttaaaaaaaaattaccatGGTGTTTTATGCTCAAGACATAATGatgttttgcattattttacatacagtttctcaatacacaaacaaaaatatctgGACgatctttttaagtggtgacTCTCTTAACAGATTTCAGCATGATATAAGAGTACTCCATTTCAATACAACTATTGCTTAATatgggagaagaaaaacagactgtCAGACAGATATTTTTGGTGACAGAATTTGAAGCCTCTAATCCAGAGATGCATGGATTTCTTACCTTCAATTTAAACGTCATCTACTTATAAATTTTATATAGATAATGTACAAATGTACAGATCTCAGAAATATCTTATATATCTGTCCATAAATATGAATTTGTTCACTTGTTTTTCAACATATTATTTGCATTGCTATACACATATTTCTGTCGCAGTGTTTTGTCGCTTGCAGCTCTCACCACGCAAGCAGCATCAAAACACACTCTAGCTTGTGTTCATGTTGACGGCAAAATTAAATGGTCAGAAACAACTGAATTACAAGTTGCTTTGTGGTATTTCAAATGAATACAAGTAAACCCCATCACGTCTTGCTTCTGTTACCCAGTCGTTGCCTGCTCACTCAACCTAAACGCTCACTATAATATTTGGTTTCCCTACATGCATAAAGAGAGCGTGCTATTTTATAGTCTCCGCTGGTTGCTTACTGGTGTATTTAATTGCTTTATTCCAGGTTTGAATTGTCTTTGGTGCATGAGAACATAGGCTTCCTGGCGCAGTCTTCACTACAAAGATTTATTTTGAACGGCTCCAAGGAATATAGAGACGaaaacacttgtgttttttgtcTAATTAAACCTTATCATAATTTAATGAGAATGTAGAAACAGTCTTTTTattcagataaaacacacaaagtCTCTTATGTTTCCCTTTACAAAGAAGTGTTTGTTAGGTTTCATCGCCCAGAAAAAGAAATGAGACACTCCTTGAGGCAAATAGTGAACACATGAAAGACAATGGATTATGTGCTGATTTATATTAAGATTTTAACCCCACTGAACCACAAACCTTGGCATAAAATCGATGTGTCAAACCTCTTTGGATTAGTATTAGACCGAGACCTGAACAACAGACTATCTCATCTGGTCCAATCATTTAGCCAGAACTTCCTTCAGCAAGAAGTCGGACACAACTGGAGCCACAACTTCAGGATGGTCCAGGTGGACGTGATGGTCACCTGATACCCATGTTACTGTGTTCTGtagaggaaacacaaaaaagCTTAGAAGAGTTTCCAGGGAAACCTGTCCGTCAAAATCGTCCAAAGCTTACATCTCTTTCTTCATGGTGTGTGAGAAGAGAGGAGTAATTGCTCGCAATCTCGGGGAATATAACTTTCAAGCCTTTATCCGCCCTGTAATGATAATGATGGCTTCATAAGTTCACTATCAAACAGAGTGTCGGCTGTGTTAGAAACTCACATAACAACCAGCACAGGAGCCTGGATCCTGGATAGCATCTCTAGAgacagctccaaaggagtccgCGCTATATTTCTCTGCACAAGAACACAAAGTGTGAAGGCCTTGCTGGAAAAAGAAGCTTCTCCAGATGTGAAGAGAGTGAAGATGGGACTCACAAAATTCACCCGGATGTCTCTGGTGAAAGCAAATCCTGTAACAGAGCAGACACATCATCAGCTGCAGCCGAGTGAGATTACTGCTCTCTGAGATAACAACTCACCTCCTTCAACCTGAGCCAGCCCTCGCTCTAACAAGATCTCTGTGGACTCTTTGGACAATGTTGGATTTGCTGTCTGCAAtctaaaaagacattttaaaaaagccattcgcccaacaacaacaacagacgtTTAGCAGAAGCGGTGCAAACCTCTCCACTGCCTTCTCATAGGTATAAACTCTGCTCTTGACTTCTGCCTTGTTCTCGAACTGAATTATCTCGTCTATTCCTTTTCGCATCATGTCAGGGATTTCCTTCTGTGGGAATGAAACCATGAGGAAGGGGTCATTACGATGAGAAACGTTACATTAACTGACCACATTGCTTTTCTCACATGCTCATTTATCAGATATCTAAGACCAGAAAACtcatataaaaaaacaattatggTCGTCTGGGTCAGCTCCCAGTCACAGAAGGTTGTGGAGAATGAAAGGGTTCATTTCAATCCCACTCCACAGATAAGTTCAAAACAACTTGTAGCAGGGAATATATctctttttaatgtattttcctttCCCAGATGGATTATCATCTTAGGTTAGTAGGTTTCCGCTCTACCATCTTGGAGCCAACGCTCAGCTTCAGTGAAGGAAAATGTCTTACTGGTGATCtactggtgccagtgagcatggaagcctgatCTTccaaccaaaagatgaagagcgtcataaGGAATAGGTGATGTAAGTTTAAAGAGTGAGGGACAAGTGGCAACCATCAGCGTTTTGCTGCTTTACAggattattttgccctgaaGGTTTGCTTCAAATTGGTTTTGAAAACCATGGCTGCCCACGGCAAGCGGAGATAGTCATATCAATCAATCACAAGAGTGTAGGGAAGGCATCAATACAGCAGTGAAGAGGCGTCAATACTCGCCACTAAAAGACCCAAACACACTGTATGTTTTGActgacccttctgaagagagttttgCAGTACATTCACATCCTCTCACAACAGGCCCAATCAAcacttccaaaaataaaaacaagtgctTGGTTCAcgtgaacctgctcttcttcatggccactatatttaagaaggaaaacagatcttgttcatccataagccgcaccggtctataagccgcgggtgcagtggtgctgtctgcgctgtagaaaggtcagtgatgcacccggcttaaaaatgcatgagcatcacttctaaaccactTACTAAAACAGgatccagcatcaagactgactcatgaaacaaactgggcaatgttctgaacttgaatcatgaactcctcacatcttttattgaaatTAAGGCgcttaaaatgcgctgttttcgcccaagTGCCCgaggttccgacaccactgtcgatctcagctgcttcttctcgtctccactcctccaggagatcggctctgttgaaGGAGCTGCGGATACgctggtgaaaacagcgcattttgagcgctttaaagtcaataaagcgcctctgatttcattggtttgattttggcagcatgacgtgCTTTAGCCTGTAAACATCCATATATTAGTCGTGTAAATGTATTAGCCGCAGCGTTCAGACCAGGGCTAAAAAGTAGCAGCATATAGTTCGGAAATTACAGTTATCACATAGCAATATTTTAGCAGTTTTGGTTATAACCCGGAATTGGTGCATTGACCAATGTTTGCAGTGAAAGGAAAAGACATGATCAATCTGTGTTATTCTACCCCAGCTACTTGTGGCAAGTGGTGAGGGACACACTGAacaggcccagcagagaatgttcttcttgcggcagctaAGGAAACTATGACTgctgacgaagttgctggtggagttctacacagccatcatccagtcctcACCTCCtttatcaccgtctggtacaacagcgccacctccagggacaagagcagactgcagcgcatcgtacgctctgctgagaaggtgatcggttgcagcctgccacctcttcatgacctgtacgtctccaggacccagagacgtgcaggtcggatcagagccgacccttctcatcctgaacatggactgtttgtccctcttccctctggcaggaggcgacggtccatccagaccagaaccccccgtcacaggaacagcttcctcccctcagccgtcagactgttgaatttgtgatcagtccttgttgtttgtggcttattttttattagttgt includes:
- the LOC128754139 gene encoding serine hydrolase-like protein isoform X4, giving the protein MASFSSSSTLPRKGCRYLALDMAGHGLSSHRPAGDFYTFPGYVADVRRVTESLQLNKFTIMGHSMGANIAGMFCSLYPEKVDGLVFLDAYGFLPTKLKEIPDMMRKGIDEIIQFENKAEVKSRVYTYEKAVERLQTANPTLSKESTEILLERGLAQVEGGFAFTRDIRVNFRNIARTPLELSLEMLSRIQAPVLVVMADKGLKVIFPEIASNYSSLLTHHEERDNTVTWVSGDHHVHLDHPEVVAPVVSDFLLKEVLAK
- the LOC128754139 gene encoding serine hydrolase-like protein isoform X3, whose protein sequence is MKTLICNLPKFVSIQKKTVSAQMASFSSSSTLPRKGCRYLALDMAGHGLSSHRPAGDFYTFPGYVADVRRVTESLQLNKFTIMGHSMGANIAGMFCSLYPEKVDGLVFLDAYGFLPTKLKEIPDMMRKGIDEIIQFENKAEVKSRVYTYEKAVERLQTANPTLSKESTEILLERGLAQVEGGFAFTRDIRVNFRNIARTPLELSLEMLSRIQAPVLVVMADKGLKVIFPEIASNYSSLLTHHEERDNTVTWVSGDHHVHLDHPEVVAPVVSDFLLKEVLAK
- the LOC128754139 gene encoding serine hydrolase-like protein isoform X2 codes for the protein MASFSSSSTLPRKEISVKVKWGEIRGQQWGPDDGHPVVCLHGWADNCGTFKNLIPLLPQGCRYLALDMAGHGLSSHRPAGDFYTFPGYVADVRRVTESLQLNKFTIMGHSMGANIAGMFCSLYPEKVDGLVFLDAYGFLPTKLKEIPDMMRKGIDEIIQFENKAEVKSRVYTYEKAVERLQTANPTLSKESTEILLERGLAQVEGGFAFTRDIRVNFRNIARTPLELSLEMLSRIQAPVLVVMADKGLKVIFPEIASNYSSLLTHHEERDNTVTWVSGDHHVHLDHPEVVAPVVSDFLLKEVLAK